Within the Gossypium raimondii isolate GPD5lz chromosome 12, ASM2569854v1, whole genome shotgun sequence genome, the region cctgttctgactttggaaaataattaaaaattttacaaaaatatttatgagttttaatttatatttctagattccttatcgagtctattttctttagaaacaagtaagaacactatatgaagtctgtacaatgagataattgaattttagtgacgagaggtcaggacagtcatcattgaaacaggggaaactttaactaataaactgtactaattggctgaaccaaaaattctgaaaattttatggtaaaaatatatatgagtctagttttagggaaaatttacagatctaaatttttagtttcttagctcgagttataattaatttagtaactgctgcgtaGGTTGACACActtattatgaacagtgaattaacttttaaaactaaatttttatgcccTGAACTTTTAagtaagtcaagtaacgcctcatgctcgactccgaaaacagtctcgggtaaggggtgttacaaaaacttttataaataatatatgtataattaattaCTTATGAGTATATGcagttttagtatttatatatatatttatgtctATAAGATATGCTAAATCGATATAGACATATATACTTGGAGTTCACAAGTATGAAGATATAGGTTTAATATATGTcgattatacatataaaaatatttacattcgATCATACCTGGATAAAttgattttggttgttttaaccttgtttaaatttgaataagttCATTCATTTAGCATTTATAAGTGCGAAATGCAAATTTGATATAATgtgatttatatttatacttataatattaaatgagtTCGAACATTTTTACATTTGTGTAATGATGACTATGGTTTATATCTTGGTTTATATACATATGCTTTATCATAATGTTATTtgtaagtttaaaatttaatagatgTAATTGTGTTATTTTGAATTCAACAAGTATAGAATTTGACTTATTGTTTATATGcaagatatttaaaataagtgatGAATATGTATTTCTTTAAATCACTTTgtgaattatgattttgtatttatttgtattCAATTGTGCtatgttttggtaatgccttgtaaccctaatctggcgacggatacgggttaggggtgttacactatagAGGAATATCAATGTCAATTTCAATCACTATTGGCCAAGATTGCTGATCTTAAACCTTGACAACAAGTACACCTCTTTATTGTCGGGTTAGTAGAGGAACTTAGAATTGATATTGAGATATGTAGCAACTGAAAaaccttgaagttgcaattaatATGGCTCGAGCATTGGAACATAGACAAAATGCCTCTTCCAAACTGTCATCTCGAACCATCCTGAACTGGCCAACTTCCTAAAACACTGGCAGCAATTCAATTATTCCAACAACTAAGAACCTTGCAAAGAGAGGGGGACAAACAACGAAACCAATAGGGAACAACAACGAAATAGGTTATTTCGCACTGTTTATTAAGAGATTAACAAGGGTAGAAATGGCAAAAAGAAGGCTAAGGGGCTATGTTATAATTGTGACGAGTTTTATTCCATGAGACACAAATGTAAAAAGTTATTTTGGATAGAAGTACTAGATGTTGAGGGCGAGCAAAATGAAACGAGGTAGATGATTTTAGATGAATTTGAGCTTGAGGACAAGCTTAACTCTGAGAGGGGCAGTATTGATATGGATGCTTTTATTGGAAAACAATATTAGAGAATGAATAGAAAGggagacaacaacaattagagTTTTAGGTTTCTTTTTTGTGTCGTTGGTTCATAACACCTTCTTAAAAATATCCCCAGATTCCAAATGCGAAAGTCAGCTCTAAGGAATTGGAAAGGCCTCTTCCCCCTAACATTCTTCATACTGTCCAAGTCAATAAGCAATGGACGATGATCTGACTTTAGCTTACGAAAATGATGCACAACCACATTAGAGGCAAAGTCTTCTCAAATGTCATTACAAATTGTTCGACCAATACGTTGAAAAAGAGTTCCCTTGTTCCATGTAAACATGGGGCCAATAAAACCCATGCCATGAAGACCATTGTTGAACACGAATAAGAAGCACCCCACCTTTAACACTTTAGAACACATTTCCTCTTCAAACCAGATAAAAGAGAATCAAAATCTCTAAATATAATCCAATGGTTAGATATGTTTTGAGCAAGGAATACAAATCCTCCTAAAACCAGACCTGTTGAAATCTCCGAGGACTAGCATAAATAATGGTAGAAAGAAAACTGACTGATTTTGAAAGattactaaaacataaaaaaacctaaataataCTAGCAAAACCTCTAGCATCAACACGAAATGAAAAGCCAAAACCCCATTTACCAATCACATCATTTGCATTTTCCCACTAATATGAGTCTCAAGCAGCACAatgatatttggattaaattctCGAACATACTCTTTAACGACTCTATGAAATCAACTTTGTATTcattataaaacaaatgaaaaagaaggagaaaaaaagaaacatacTGAAAATCTCAAGTCGTGGTCATAGCCTCATGAGaatcttcaacaatgaacaccacaAGGTTCCCCTAATCAAAACCTAGGGCATCTTTCCCATCAAAATGCATCTTAACTTATCCTGTTAAAAACTCCATAGCTGACGTGATTGGAACCATCAATGTGTGTTAGTACAAAACTTCGGCGATGAAAACCTCAAACACACGAATGGAACACGAACAACAACTCGAACAGAAAACGAAGAAATatgacaaggctccaaggcgtgtatcaagccactatctttaaggttctattcgcccccacctataCTTGATGTGCAAATGAGTTTCAAGCAAATAAACcttgaggatacaatgaagcctgATAGCTATTTGAGTTTTGCACTGGCAAAAATAGTCAACTAAGCACTGAACAATGTAtaaccaaaaaaatcaatttctataaagaatttctGCAATGactctttatagaacaatctaaGAATATTAGAAGATGGAGGAAAGATAGAATGAATTTTTAGAACTTGTTGGTataatttccaaatgaaatctcattcctatttatagaaattttcaTGTCTTTTCATAGAGatatctttcaataggtgtcttttctaggggtgagtttggatgggcaattgggtgcggtgcggtgcgtttagtttactttttgtctcacgctacagtaccgctacagtatctaatctcaccgccaccgctgtttttacactaaccgcaagtaaatgcaccgcccatccaaactcacacTAAATAATAACATCTTTAAAAGAGacataattatttatctaatatcGTAACTATTAACTATTCAAGTAATAttgtttaaatagttataattatttgttaaaaatcaaatgatataactcttaaccaatataaaaaatatatataacttttgattaactacaccatttcatttatagttattggaatattataaatattgttaaaaatgtTCCAACAGTGTACTATTAGCTTCATTATTAGATACACCatcattttcatctttctcCATCAGCTGCAAAGACGATGAAGCACCATGTAAATCCAACGATTTAGGCATCACACTGTCGTCCTTCTTCCCAATTTCACTACAGGTAAATGATTTTCATCATAACAAACAGCAGCACGGTTTTCCTATCTATACTAATTTCAACAAGCTTAGGGACCAAACAACTTGAAATAGACCTTGATCAGCTCCACAATTGCCCATAACTGACCATCACCATAATTGTTCTTTTTAGAATCCAACCCAATAGCATTCCCCTTACTTGATGGCCTTAGAGTTTTGGACCCAATTTTAATTCCATGGCCCGTCAAAACCCCTTTCCCACGGCTTTTTTTACGTATCTAGAACTTTTAGCATTGAACATGATCAGCTCATTGCTAATCTGATCTTGCACATTTAAAGTCCCAGCTAGTTCCTGATTTTTAGCCTGGTTTCAGTATGATAATCTTGCGAAATTCCAAAACGAGAACCCTGCTTTCTGCCTCCACTATTCTTGGCTTGATTGTATTGATCTTTGCGAGATTACCTCATCTGTTTCCTTTCAATGAACATCCAAGGCCCAAACTTCTCCGTTTCCAAATTTCAGCGACCCTCTGGATGCGCTCGAACTACCTAAGCTCTCCTTCCTGTTGCCTAATCCCTTACCTTCACATCCATGGGTATTGCCTGAATCCTGTTTACCTGGGAGCAAATCTTCAACATGAACGTATCACCCAAAGGTGAAGCAAACGTTCGGTGGTGCCTCATACTCCACTATTTGAACTTCTCCATCAATAAGGATTTTCGAGATAAGAGGGTTTCAGAGATCAATAGAAATGGCCATTCTAGCGAACCTACCCCTTGTACCATTTTCAGTGTTATAATCAATTTTCACCACAGTTCCAATAACACTACCAATAGCCATAAGAGTACTTTTTTTGTGCATGGCTCCATGCAATCGTATCCAAACCATCACAGTAGAAGGATACTCCTGAGATGTAGAAAACGAACCATAAGATACAGACCAAAAATCATCCATGGTCCTTTCGAAAGAACATTGGTATAATCATCCGCATCTTTAAATTTAGGTAAATACTAACCATTCTCAAGATCCATCAACTGAATTGACGTCTTCAGTTTCAATAGCGTATACACTTTATTGAGCGGTGCATTGAATCTGATTCTTCTCCCCCAAATTTTAATAACTACCGTCAATTCCATGGTCTTCTCCATCAAAAAATAGATCCTCTCCGAAAAGCTTATTTAAGGGACTCCAACAATCACATCCATACGTATGTCACCTTCTAAGATATCAATATCATCATCCCCATTAGAAGGCCCTAAAAGTTTATCCTTAAACGTCGCTTTCTCGATCCCTTCCATGTCGACAGCCATTTCATTCCCATTTGGAGGGTCTTCCTCCCATCGTTGGACTTTCTTTGTTGCTCTACCAATCCTAGAATTTGCTAAAACTGACGTAAAAGGAGCCATTAGGGCTTTAGATTTTAAGAATAGGGAGAAAGAGGATGAAGATGAAAGAGTGAAGGAGAGAGGGGGGATGAAAATGGAGGATTTGAAAGGGAGGAAGATGAAGCGGAGGGGGGATAGAGagaaaaacaatattaaacaataatttaatttaatttaatttaatttgaaagatttttgTTAGCAATTGCGGTGAAGTTATAATTTTAAGTatcttgttggaaaaaaaagagGTTATAGTTTGAGTGCCTGTTATTGAATTTTGGCTTTTGGTGAACATTTATATTATATAGGTTTCACCCCCACTTTTTCATGGTCAATTTTTGGGCTAAACTATAGATTCACATTTTAAACCTTctcttttcatatattatacttgtattttcaagaacttaattataaaatatgcaacGTGATTCAACCTTTTCTTATACTATACTATGGTGATATTAATATGagaactattttttaaaataacaaatgtcttcttaattacattttaaagtcttgaatatttcaaattaaagagTTCACGAATTATCTATGGTACTTGTGTTTAACaccattttctcaaaaaaaacatttcatatatgcataattattTGAAGAAATACTTGTGTTAGgttattttatctcttttaaaatgtgtaaattaaataaaaataatatataatctttataaaaaatattttataaattgtccaaaactttcataatacttctaataaataatatatttttgtcataattttagaaagttgttttataaacaaattatgataaaaaaactataacatttatttatgaataagtatattattttataatatatagcatgTGCACAAAATTAAGTTATGTTCATACTTCTTgctataatttttcataaataaatatattaacacttttataacatgtaaactatttttataataaacttttgtTTGATCATAAGTTTAGAaacttttaagatttaaataatatatttttgttataactttataaaatacaccaattatttttataatatgtatttttaagatttataatataataaattttatcgtAATAATCTCAAACACTCATACATGGttatgcttataatataatttttataacttgtataaaatatttttaaaaattagaattgagtGTAATTACTTATGTAACTACTCTAATTCTCACCATCCcttataaattgaaaagtgtaatTGAATGTTCCAATTACACTAAATTTGATAAGACTCATTAATTACAATGGTTACCTAAATCTACCATTCTTATGTAATCCAATTACTAAGTTACTTTTCAAATACTACCTTAAtgtatttaaaacaattattcTTGATGCtgagttatgagatattttAGATGGTCTGTCACTACtacaagaaaaataagaaaaataagtgtTGATTCAAACAGACAGCTTAAAGATTATTGAAGCTATCCAAAAATTTATAGTCAACTTCTTCGAAATCAACGATAATCAAGTACATACACCACCTTCTAAAGAATGTCGAAAAATAGACAATTCAGTACATATATACTGAAAAAGCTGATCGAATGACTAAAATAACCTTAAATAGGGGAGAAGGGTTGCATTTGTTTACAAATTAGTTTAAACCGGTTGCACTTGTCTTATTTCAccccaaaagaaaaacatattttaaaaaaatatttcaaaataatacatttaagATAATTAGTCTACTAACTTACGAATCAATTTAAGAtcagtatttaattttaaataaccataataattttaattttaataattaaaaattagtatttaataaaatttaatttaaaattaacttattattaagtgaataaattattaaaaaattgaaaacccctataatatatataaaacaaatacacTTAATTCAAGAACAGATTGGAATTGCGATTCCTTGAGCCAGAACCCTGaacaaaaaaatcatacatTCATAGCCATCTGTTATATGACATGACAATGACATTGCAGTAAACTGGCAGGCAATTCCCAAACCTTAGCTCAGCGTAGGTATGAAGCATGACTATGTTGGGTAAATCCCCTTGAAAAATGGTCCTGGTGAAAGGGATCATCTGTAGCATTAACTGAACTCAACCTGGGAGAGAAATCATACCCTCTCATCTCTTCCATTTCATGCTCACAACTTCTCATTCTGGCTTCTTCTTTGAATTTGATAAAGTACATGGATGACCAATAATCTTTTGCCAGGTTctagaatacaaaaaaaaaatgcaccCTTGTTTAGACATTAAATGAACATAATTCTCAACTAATGTAAATAGATCTCATCTACTTCAATTGAGTAATAAAGAAAACCCACCATTTTCATTAACTGAGTCAGTTCATGTAGTGCATTGGTGAAGAGATCAGGGTGTGTTAGATCGGTGGTGGCCAAAATTTCTTGCCGGATTCGATGAGATATGTTAACTTCCATTGCTGCACCTGAATGACAAGTTGGGCAGGACATTGGGTAAATGCACGACTTGCAAGGTAAGTAAAATGAGAATCATTAAGCAATGATCATGAATTCTCACACCAAAGAAAAGCTCAAGATAATAGTCAAAATCGAGCTCCATAACAAAATGATCATGAATTCTCACTCCAAACAAACTTCTCCAAATCAAGACTTGAGACAGAAaataacaaagaagaaaaactgAAAAGTGCTTCTTCGAAAATAAGACCAACAAACctgcaattatgtatttattaatgatatgtCGTGCCATGTAGATCCTTCTTACAGGGTCATCTATTGGAATTTTGCCAAGCTCATGCACCTCATCAAAGAAATGTACACTTTCCCCAGCCAAACAACTGTGATCAAGGAGAAACAAGTCcgattaaaattttcttttaaacttttaaggTCGTAAACAATGTGTGTTTATTTTACAAAAGTCAGAAATCTTGCTGGGAAAACCATTTTCCTCCTTTTATTCCCATTAGATAATTGAAACTTTTTAATCCAGCTATTTTTTCTATGCAGATTGAATTActacaaaacaaaaagaatattCTCTCATTTCTTTGGAAAGCATCGGAAAACAATCAATAAACAATACTACAATAACATGATATGAAGTACCTGTCTGCAAATGCCATGAAAGACTGACGGAACCGTTTGTTCAGAAGAAGCTTATCCAATGGTTCATTAGGATCAATGTCAACAGCTTGTTCTCTTTGTAATAGCAGTCCACTTTCCGGTATGCCCAGAACTTGACCCATTGTTTTGAGTTCTAGAGGTTCCCTTTTTCTCAAGCTGATTTGTGAGAGCAGAGGCTGCGCAATTGATATGGAGAAGAAAACCAGTACAAGAATGCTTGCCTGTGAAACAAACCTGATCCATGTTAGCAAACACACAACATTTAAACTTCATGATATGTATGTCAACTGACTA harbors:
- the LOC105764309 gene encoding regulator of G-protein signaling 1 isoform X2, with translation MASCAVRGGCPSDYVAVSIAIFSMILLIGRSTFPFFIHKVPIAKGSAFWIPVIQVIASFNFLLAIVMAVNFLKYKKSHWWLSCYVWAGPLGFGLLMSCRIAQAFQLYYVFVKRRLPPIRSHMFLPLILLPWVAGAAVIHEKKPLNYRCHFGTYWTIPVVCLHSLYVAVLMGFTRAIRHIEFRFHELRDLWQGILGSASVIGVWVFAYILNEIHDDISWLQVASRFMLLLTASILVLVFFSISIAQPLLSQISLRKREPLELKTMGQVLGIPESGLLLQREQAVDIDPNEPLDKLLLNKRFRQSFMAFADSCLAGESVHFFDEVHELGKIPIDDPVRRIYMARHIINKYIIAGAAMEVNISHRIRQEILATTDLTHPDLFTNALHELTQLMKMNLAKDYWSSMYFIKFKEEARMRSCEHEMEEMRGYDFSPRLSSVNATDDPFHQDHFSRGFTQHSHASYLR